Proteins encoded in a region of the Zea mays cultivar B73 chromosome 2, Zm-B73-REFERENCE-NAM-5.0, whole genome shotgun sequence genome:
- the LOC100193657 gene encoding Protein DETOXIFICATION 40 has translation MDSTTTTAPLLQPAAAASSKEEPAPASPHGAGSWELEAVLADASSPVLRRAWEGARLELPLLLRVALPAVGVYVINFVMSMSTQIFCGQLGNLELAAASLGNTGIQSLAYGLMLGMGSAVETLCGQAYGAHKHGMLGVYLQRSTVLLMATAVPLTVVYAFSARILVLLGESERISRAAAVFVYGLIPQIFAYAANFPIQKFLQAQSIVAPSAYISVATLGLHLGLSWLAVYRLGLGLLGGSLVLSFSWFVIVAAQFAYIVTSPRCRDTWTGFTMQAFSGLGTFFKLSAASAVMLCLETWYYQIIVLIAGLLKNPEISLDSLSICMTVNAWVFMISVGFNAAASVRVGNELGAGNPRAASFSVLVVTSLSFAVSAVCAVAVLCLRDQLSYLFTGGEAVARAVSDLCPLLALTLVLNGVQPVLSGVAVGCGWQAFVAYVNVGCYYVVGVPLGVFLGFYLDLGAKGIWSGMVIGGTMMQTLILLWVTFRTDWTKEVENARARLDKWDDKKQPLLA, from the exons ATGGACTCGACGACGACGACAGCGCCGCTGCTGCAgccggccgccgccgcctcgAGCAAGGAGGAGCCGGCACCGGCGTCCCCGCACGGCGCGGGCAGCTGGGAGCTGGAGGCGGTCCTGGCCGACGCGTCGTCGCCGGTCTTGCGGCGGGCCTGGGAAGGCGCCCGCCTggagctgccgctgctgctgcgTGTGGCGCTGCCGGCGGTGGGCGTCTACGTGATCAACTTCGTCATGTCCATGTCCACGCAGATCTTCTGCGGGCAGCTCGGCAACCTGGAGCTCGCCGCCGCGTCGCTCGGCAACACCGGCATCCAGTCCCTCGCCTACGGCCTCATG CTGGGGATGGGCAGCGCGGTGGAGACGCTGTGCGGGCAGGCGTACGGCGCGCACAAGCACGGCATGCTGGGGGTGTACCTGCAGCGGTCGACGGTGCTGCTGATGGCCACCGCCGTGCCTCTGACCGTGGTGTACGCCTTCTCGGCGCGCATCCTGGTGCTCCTGGGCGAGTCGGAGCGCATCTCCAGGGCCGCCGCCGTGTTCGTGTACGGGCTCATCCCGCAGATCTTCGCGTACGCGGCCAACTTCCCCATCCAGAAGTTCCTGCAGGCGCAGAGCATCGTGGCGCCCAGCGCCTACATCTCCGTGGCCACGCTGGGGCTCCACCTGGGCCTCAGCTGGCTCGCCGTCTACCGGCTGGGCCTGGGCCTGCTGGGCGGCTCGCTCGTGCTCAGCTTCAGCTGGTTCGTCATCGTCGCGGCCCAGTTCGCGTACATCGTCACCAGCCCCCGGTGCAGGGACACGTGGACCGGGTTCACAATGCAGGCCTTCTCCGGCCTCGGCACCTTCTTCAAGCTCTCCGCCGCGTCCGCCGTCATGCTGTGCCTCGAGACATGGTACTACCAGATCATCGTGCTCATCGCCGGCCTGCTCAAGAACCCGGAGATCTCGCTCGACTCCCTCTCCATATG CATGACCGTGAACGCATGGGTGTTTATGATCTCCGTGGGCTTCAACGCCGCGGCGAGCGTGCGGGTCGGGAACGAGCTCGGCGCGGGCAACCCGAGGGCGGCGTCGTTCTCGGTGCTGGTGGTGACGTCGCTGTCGTTCGCCGTGTCGGCGGTGTGCGCCGTCGCCGTGCTCTGCCTCCGCGACCAGCTGAGCTACCTGTTCACGGGCGGCGAGGCCGTGGCTCGCGCCGTGTCCGACCTCTGCCCGCTCCTCGCCCTCACGCTCGTCCTCAACGGCGTGCAGCCAGTGCTCTCAGGCGTCGCCGTGGGCTGCGGGTGGCAGGCCTTCGTGGCGTACGTGAACGTCGGCTGCTACTACGTCGTCGGCGTGCCGCTCGGCGTCTTCCTCGGCTTCTACCTCGACCTCGGCGCCAAG GGCATTTGGAGCGGCATGGTCATCGGGGGAACCATGATGCAGACGCTCATCCTGCTCTGGGTCACCTTCAGAACAGACTGGACCAAGGAG GTGGAGAACGCCAGGGCGAGGCTGGACAAGTGGGACGACAAGAAGCAGCCCCTCCTAGCCTAG